The genomic interval accaaatcaaaataaacttcccattccaactgacctattacatttaatatatacttatgcccttgaccaacatcgtatctcccataaaaacaaatctccacattatcctcggtccatccaagaacttctttcactcgtgaccttagttcatctagagttgggtgggtgggaaataaaatggtcttcaatgacatatcctcaaactcaacatgtgcaccaacataaggttccaccaTTCTACCATcgtagtaaacacgaacaattctatccatctacaccaaaaaatcaaatgtaaatttgcaacataaattaaatcttcattcctaaacgtagtccaaaccgacgtattataaccaatgcataacttaatttatcccaaagctactactccaaaaaaaaatatttaatctaccgacaactatcaacaagtttactagtgcattacacatctaaatattacaaatactccgtcatacaacccaacctagttctaattaactataatcaatttctataatgcaactaaaattttctccccttcatataattaatggttaaaagtttaacctataggctctagcatcaagtccatcaaattaaaattactttcatgcctcaaccataatttttcatccatccatccaaccaaacaatccaaatattaacattaccacatatatggttaaaaaaatcatgacaccaatgagtacattgcaaacatgtagcattacaacaagtaaatcctaagaacaaatgctaaaaatcacaaatttgggcaaaaaagggattctagggttacccttcgatctacaaattcaaccaataaaaacgaaaaaaaagaggggggaatggaggagtctacctttctcttcgatttccacaaaaaattccgtgaaaaacaagttcaaatggagtggatttgaggtggggaggtgagggggagagagtggggaagaactgctgctgctcagctcgggctgaTGCTTGGGCaaaaatgggagtggggagaagaaaggtggtggggcccacggggtttaGGGGGGCGGCCCACAGagaaggggcgcgccagccatgctggcgccgtggtatgaggggcggcgccagtgtggctggcgccccactTCTGCCCAGTCAGCTCCTCCACGCCAGCCCTAGGGCCACGGTGGCACAGGCACGGCGCCAGTATGGCTGGCgctgccatgttggggtacggcgccagtaactctggcgccccaaaaaggaccattttaggtttaagtttttccaggggtctatttgtaaaataagttttcaaaaaggaccaaaatgtaaaaaattcagtTACTACAATCCCATCATAACGTTATTATGAAAGTGTGGTAAATATTATAAGTTTTGTAGTAACAAAGCGTCTTACTGCAATTCTtgaatagtgttactgcataaacttGTGGTCGCGTGTATCTGCCATGCAGTAACACTTACACTTTTGTGTAGTAACAAAAATATGGTTCGCATGTAGACTTTTAactcatatatttttgttttgattcctagtttactacaatttcaccacgatgttactatcaaaagtgcagtaacatcCTATATGTTTTGCAGTAACGTGACGTGTTACTATACTTATACGATAATGTTACTACTAAAACATAGTAACTTGTTATGAGTTTtgtaataacatatatatttctcttCTACTTAGCTTCCTACAACTATGGAACTTTGTGTGTCCTGTAAAGTTGTAACAGTTTATGTGTTTTTACAGTAATCGAGTGTGTTACTACCATTTCTTCTCGAAGATTTGTCTTTTGAAATTCATCTCTCCATAAGTAGTAATACTAAATACTTATTGTTACTACTTTTTATTGTGTGTTACTACCATTCCATCATGACGTTATTGTATGTGTGCAGTAACAACTATAATTTTTATAGTAACAGTGCATGTTACTGCAATTTCTTAATAGCGTTACTGCAATAACATGTGGTAACAACTAAATACAGGTACAGAACCTACCACCCACTTTGAACTAGTAAAATGTAAGTGCAAGTGATATCTTTTGAATTCACatctttaaacaataatatctctcacaccacatattatatttttgaaccgtttgCACCGTAATGCTTTAAAAAAAGAGCTCTACAAAACtagatccgtcatgactatattttaactatattttattaGTGTTACTGCAAGTAAGCTACAGCGTTACTGCACGGTGGTCGTCATGTTACTCCACCGTTCGTACGAGACAAGAACAACAAATAGGTGGACGTGGGAGGAAGTTAGCACACGGGTTTGACCGACATGGCAGCGATTTGACCGTCCTTTGACCATGCTTTGACTGggggtgggaggtgggttttaAGCCCAATAAAAAAAGGGGGAGGTGGGTTAGGCTCTTGAGGGGGAGGAACTATTCTATAccccgggtgtagaatagtcttaCCCTATATATAGGACGGCTGTTTTGTACTCCCGGGAGTACATACACCCTCCCCTGATAGTGGATCATCCAATAGGATCCAATTTACCGGATTGAACAACAAAATgattaataaataaatgatgTAATTAACAATCggggatgcatgcatgcaactaataatttaaaaattagtCCGCCTGTTGCATGCAAAGTAGTTATATACGTATTCagtgcaccttttttttcttcataataTTCGGTATATATGTACCAGAGCCAACGTTGaaaatgcctttttttttaagtatccGGTATATACTATGTGTTTATGTGTATGATTCAGTATGTACACCGTATTAGATTTTTGGTTGTTGGActatatgcatttttttaatatccaGTATGTAcatacttgatttttttttaggtaTGGCATATACTTTTTTATGTTAGTAACAGCATATACCTTTTTAAATTAGGAGAGcagtatatacctttttttaatCCGGTATATACTGGACTAGATCATGTACTGGTTGGTTGTAGATACTACGTACCGCTTTAATTTCTTTGTAGGATTCAGTATATGCTAGACCAAATACTGTTTTTTTAGGTACGATAGCTCCCTTTTTTCAGGGAGAGTAGTAGTCTTTAAATAGCAGTGCatactattttattttagtaCATATTGTTTTTAAACTTAGTAGAAGTATATACTTGTTTTAACTTAGTATCAAGTATATAACTTCTTTTAATTAGCTAGTACCAGTATATGCTACATACTTGTCAATTACTAGTATATACTTTTTATGAGTATATAATGTTCTTAAACTTAGTAgccgtatatatttttttatagtaagtTAGTAGGAGTGCATACTGTTTTTAAACTTAGTAGCAGTATATACCTTTTTTAACTTAGTAACAGtacataccttttttttaagttagtaCCAGTATATAGTTTCTCATACTAGTATATACTTTTTGATGAGTATATTTTTTGAACAAACATAAAGATGTTTGATAGGAAAAATaagtcaaaacgacttgtaATATAAAACGAAAGGAGTAGTATAGGTATTTTTTTCCACGTAATAGTACGTACCATTTTTGTATTATAGAATAGAACAATACGTAAATTTGGTATGTGTAGGGTTGCTAATTATGAATATATTGTATTAGTCAATGATTGATAAAGAAGCGTCATCAATCACTAGCAAAGTATCGGGTTGCTGCATTCTGAATAAAGCTAAATGAATGAAATACGCTAGAAGTGCACTGAATTCTGAATGACATTCTACATGCAGGCTAACAAATCGGTTAGCATCGACGGGATCACGCCAAACACGCGCCCGAGAGGGAAACGAGTATTCATGTGTCAGCTTGCTGGATCAACGGAATCACGGACTCAGCACCGTCGCCAGACGACCGTACATGCTGGAGTGTCCTGTTGTCAGCACCATCTATGCCCACGATAGATGTGTCTCGCATCTGCATGCACCAAACAAATGCATTCATCAGAGGCTTAATCATTCTATCAACGTCATACTTCATGTTTGCATCCTCGTCTGCAAACAATAACAGAGATATACCcaatagaaaaaggaaaaggaagagtATGTATTATCGTTCTACAGGaaaaaattaatcaaacaaaactggaagaaggaagaaagggcTTGCCTTGATCGTTGCACGGGCTTGATCGATGCCAGCCGCATGACCACAGTGGCTTGCCGAAATATTGATGGCGTCCTTGTTAAGGTCACCGGCGCTAGCTTCGATCGGTTAGCCAAGGtgaagccaccgccgcctccgcgtagATAGGAAGAGCCGATGGATCGATGCCGTGATACCGTCGCCACAAGGGCCGGCACCGCCTGGGAACGCCGTGTTGCTGCAGAACCGCATCCCAGCAAATCACCGATGGATGTTGCCGCCAGCGTGGTTGCTCGATCCCCAATGGATCGTGCCGTACCTCCGCTTCGAATCGCCAGTAGCTAGCGCTCGATCCGAATACAACGGAGAGATTGCCGTCGCGGATGGGATGGGAACCAAGGGATTTATACGATCTATTCAGAACCGACCGATTAGTGCGGGATAATTAAACATTATAGGAgaatattctttaaaaaaatggaaacgGGTCCGGTGAGTGCATCCGGTAAAAGGGTTGATCGTGGGTGGCTACTGATCAACGGTGGATAGGAGCaggtgtgtctatatatatatatatatatatatatatatatatatatatatatatatatatatatatatatatatatatatatatatatatatatatatataatttgtttggcGTGACACGACAACACGCAGTGGGCGTGCCATTGTTGTCTTGCCACACCAAATCTATCTAGTTGGTATGTCAAAGGTTCAGATTTAGAAAAATGTTCTAGGGggaatttatttaaaaattaaaaaggttaaaaaaatacCATTCTAGCTAGCGTGGCAAAACCCTTACTACACCAGTCTAGCATTGTTCTACCACATCAGCTAGAATAGCATGACCAAAaggtttaaatttgaaaacaagTTTTCATAGTCTTTAAAAATAAGATTTAAAAGGTtcaataaaggaaaaaaataaatctaaacagaGATAGATGCTTTGCCTCTGCAAACGCCTAAATTATGACCTCTTCTTTAATTTTCGCCAACAAAGCTATTGTAAAAAAATCTTATGATAGAACGCTTTCTGATTTCTCTCCCTCCGTATCTCCTAGACCTAGGATGTCAGCAGGATGAGAGAGCTCAACCCCTGTGTAGGTCCTTGCAGGTGAGGAGTGTTTCCTACCAATCATGGACCATCGTGCTGGTCTTCTAGATTGTactactaaggctgtgtttagttccttccaaaatTAGAAGTCTGGGTTGAAATTaatacgatgtgactgaaaagttgtgtgtgtatgacatgttgttgtgatggaaaaagttaaaagtttggatctaaacacagtctaAGTTTGAGTTGTTAGCATGAGATCCAGGTAACAGGCATGTCCCAGATTTTTCTCGTGTACTTGAACTCAACAAGAAGGTGGAAGAACGTTTAAGTGTGTGGCTGTACAGTGGGTAACAAGTGTTGTTTGGCCATCCACAAATTGCTATCATGTCTGACGTTTACACTCCGTTTTGCACGATTAATtaggccaaaaaaaaatgtatttcttTGGTGCCCAGGACTTCCAGATGATCATATCATAGTTATCGTTGATACACAATGGTAATTCTGACCAACTTTATGTCTTGGCACGGGTCCTACGAGTGCACCAGAAAAGGTTACCAACACTGCACAATTGCGAGACATAGCCGCATGCCACGAAATCCTGTCACTCGGCCAGAGTAATCGTGGTAAATTGTGAGTGAGAGCCTCCATGCTGAGTGTCCGACACTGGAACTCTTCtttgagaaaggaaaaaaaaaaggcgaatAATGCATGATGCCGATGGAATAATACAGACGTTTTCTCTGACCTGAGTGTGGATGATACGCTTCAAATCTGGAGGATAAAGGGGGAAGTTTCACCGACAAAGACAAAAGGATTCCCATGGCCCAATGGCCGACTGGAAGGAAGGGTGAAGACATAATACAGTATcacaattacacattttttttgacGCAAAACAATTACAGAATTACATGAACGATATGTGCTAATCACAATTACATCTTTTTCTTGTCTTCTTCCTTTTGCAGTATGCGGCAGAGCTGTGCAATTAGCCTCCGCGAGAATTCAGAGATAAAGTTCTGTTTATGATAGAGACGTGAAGTATTTGAGATCCACTGCCTTTTGCAAGAATTCAGAGATACCCCTATACGGTAGTACTATTGCTCGTACTGTATAGAAATTGACGATCAAGTCGACATCATTTGCGAgaaccaggagaaaaaaaaaagaattgggaTCCCAAAAATATTTGTATGCGTATCGATCGAAATTTAGTGGCCAAATCTTGGATCTGACAAAGGACATGACGCACATTATCTTCCATGCTTATTGTGGATCACTATCTCTGGCATGCTGTCTGCTGCCCCCTTGCAAATAGAAGTGAGCAGCAGCCACAAAAGCCGAAGATTTTTCTTCGGGAGCATGAAGAGCCTTGGCCCTTGGTGAGCTGAAACTGAATTTGGGCCAATCGTGAAAACTGACAATAATCAACTTGGATCCCACTTCGAACCACCACCATTCGATGTCCACGAGCATAACGAAATGTTCATTGACAGAGACGGAGCATTTTCAATTCGTCGAAAACGATCTCTCACACGCGGGCCATTAGAAAACAAAGCATTTATACATGAGTGTTTTAAATATTGATTCATTTTCTGTGGCAATTAGCACCTCCTGCGTGCCAACTGCCACTGCCAAAGAAGGGCATCTCCATTTTTGTACTATCAGGATCATGTCACGGTCATGACAGCTGAGACGTCAGCGGCACACTGGCCTGTGCAGTGTACATACTCCGGGAGAATGGCATCAGTAAGCAATTTTTCTCGCTCTTTACTGTATTATATATCTTGTCGAAAGAATCACATGTTTGTTACATCAGAGGTGATCTCCGTCTTCAATCATTCGAAAGAATTACACATGTATGATCCTTTACAATGATAATGCTTTGAAATTCTAGGCTCAACGCCCAGGAGGCTGGTCAGATGTTAAGCCCAGGCTCCTGAGAAATCGAAAAATAAGCTAGAGACTAATGTTCTGTCAATCCGAGCTTTGTGCAGAAGAACTAGTTTTCAAGTCAGTTTGGTAGTACACTACGTCTCCGGTGTCACTAACATAGTGGTCGCTGTTTAAGCTCTTTGCTAGCACACCAAGTAAGTGGAATGGGAGGGGAGCTGATTTCTCTGGCTCTTTGTAGTATTTTCCCAGCACTGGTTTTGCTGCCTCAGTCTGCAAGTTAGGTCCAAACCAACATAACTTAGTAGGCGATTCTTGCAAAATAATTCATTAAAACAGCAAGAGTGGCGGATGGCTTCTTACCGCCTCAACAAGATGGTAATGTGGGATTTGTGGGAAAAGATGATGAATGACATGGGTTCCAATGTCATGGTGTACGTTGTTGATCCACCCATAGTCCCGATCAAGTGTTGTCAATCCTCCGCGCAGATAGCTCCACTCCTAATAGAGCAAAAGAAAATGTGAGctcattaaaaatatataaactccaaaatagtgaaaagtattTGATAATCTGCACTTCATTCTACGTAggaaaatggtaaaaaaaaaaggaactactGTTTTGATATGTCCATTAGCATTTCACTCTGGAAGGAGACAAAAGGGGCTCTTTCAAGTACTTGACCACAAGGAATCTGAGGTTTGTAGCGTTCGCTCCTTGCTTATGGTTGGAAGTAAAGGATACATTTGGCATTTAGACATAAAGCGATACATAACTACCAAGCATGTAGACAACAGCAGTACCATATTGGCTACAAACGCTGCATGATGCACTACCactatttttttgaaatttttttcaagGTAagtcaaaaatataataattgcaTGCTTTATATCAGACAGGATACGCCCACGCATATACTCCATTTTATAGGATACCATTAAGCTATGCGTATGGACCTTTTGGTTTATATAATAATCATCACTTTGCCGACCTAATATACAATGGAGAGAGGGCTAAAAGGAGAGACCACAATTCCTCTAAAAGCCTAGAAACTACCGCATTAAccggagaaagagagagagatatacAACTTTGAATCTAAGATAATAGTGGGAACATATTATAATGGTGTAGACCAAATCATTTAGTTGTATTTCCAGAACTAGATGGAAGAGTGGTATATCAATTCGGCTTGTTACCTTTAAAGTCTTAGCTTAGTTTCTACATGCAGTACCAATGTCGAATAATGAAACTTTCCATCATTTAACAAACAAAAATGGACTATCTCCTAGTTTTTCAACATTAAGTGGCCATCCTTGAATCATTTACAAATAGCAAACCCATACaattaataatattatttacCTTTCCACGGTACCAAGGAAGCTTGTCCTCATGGCCATGATGGTGCAAGTATGTGACAAAATCAAGCCACATAACAAATATCTGCATAAGGGTTTACAAAATGTGAACACATACATCACCAGACACTCCCATCAATCCAAATTATCATTTTGCAGAAACTAATAAAAATATCATGCTCTTACCACGTATGGAACAACATAGAGCTTTAACATTTTGAGGGGCCCCATCACAAAGGTCAGACCAGCAAGAATCCCAACCATTGCCAGCCAGGATGCAGTTGATGTTATTACATCCTTCTTCTCATTTGGTTGGAACAGATCACTGCTTGGGTTGAAGTGTGAACCTTTTTTCCCTGGACTCCTTGCAAACTGCATAGACATGAACCCCAAACcaggaatttagtatgatattACAAAATAAGAACCTCCAATACAGTTGATAATGAATGTCAAGAAGCTCTTGGCCTAACCAAGTATAATGGGAATGCCAGCATGGGAAACGGCATGGTGAACCTCAATTTCTTCGTCATATAGTCCAGGCTATTGTACAGCCTCTCAGACAGCTGCAGGTTGTCACGATTAGAGAACCATCGAGCAAAATTGCAGAATTCCTCATGAACCAACCAAAAACAAAGACCTACCGGTTGCCAGGACTCGTCTTTCTCGACATGACCGTGGTTCTGGTGGTGCGTCCTGTGGCTAATCCTCCTGAAATTGGATCGAAATAATGTGAGATGCTGCCTTCCTTAGCTTCAACAACAATTCCTGTCCAAAACGAAAGAACCAGGAATACATGAAGCGCGCTCATCTTACCAGCCGTGGTATGGGACAAGGATGGAGGAGTGGAGTATGTGTCCAACCACGCTGTTCAACTTGGCGTTGCTTGAGAAGCTCCCATGGCCACTGCAAAGACACCGAGTAGGGAAGGAAGGGTCAACGATCCGGGCTGCAAAAGCTAAAAcccacagaaaagaaaaaaaaatccaatctcTAGGATGGAGGCAGGGGCGTACCAGTCGTGACCCAGCACGAAGAGCGCCCAGAACATGGTGCCCTGCGCGGCCCAGTAGAGCGGCCAGACGAGCCAGCTgtcgacgcgcgcggcggcggcggcgaggccgagcacCACGACGACGTCGCGCAGCACGTAGCTCATGGACCTCCAGGGGTCCTTCACCCAGCAGTGCTTGGGGATGGCCGCGCGGATCTCCGCGAGcccgaacggcggcggcgccccgggGTCGAACCCGTCTCCGTCCCCTcccacctcccccgccgccgcctcggccgccgccaacGAACCcctggcctcctcctccaccacctcctcccctctatTATCCTCCTCGACGACGGAGGTGAGGCGGGTGGGGGCGGAGACGCGGAGCGCCCACTCGCGGTGGATGGCtccccccgcggcggcggcggacacggGGCGGCGCGGCCCCGCGGCGAGGCTGGGAGGCGCCGGCAGCGTAAtggcgccgcgcccgcgcagGCGGAGCGGCGTGAGGCCGCAGCACTCGGAGAGGACGAGCCGTgccatcgcctccgccgccaccgacggtAGCAGCCGCTGCCCCTGACGGCTTACACGGATTTCCTTTCTGATTTTTCTGCTCTGCGTTCGCGGATGGGCCTTGCTGTGCGGGTAGTGGTGGTGATGGGATTAAGCGAAGTCCACGATTTTTTATACTGCCATTGCCAGCCACGGACCGGACCGGGCCGCCGTGAAGCGCGTGGTGGGGTTCGCGCGCCGGTGAACCGAAGGGGACGACGCGGTGCGGTCGACTCGGACTCGGGTCAGACGAGAAGACGGTAGCTGTCACGTGTGAATTTGGCGTGCGACGCCGCCCCGCTTTTAACTCGTGGGTTGACTGACtggtttaattaatttagcGCTGTGGCGATTATATTCCAGGAATTAGCGGTTCGATCGATCTAATGCATGTGTGTGAAAGCCGTAGGTTTGGTGTGGATTTGTGGAATTATCGGATGTTGCACGATGCGTCTTTCTCACTGCTAATTAAGATAGTTTAGTTTAGCACGTACGTACGGTATTGTATACGTGGCAATACAGTAGTACGTTTGGTATGCATGGGTGGTCAAAGGTGGATTGCAGCAGTGAGTCAACCAAGTCTATGGTATGTGGTGTCAACTTTGGCACAAAACTTtttcaagaaaaggaaaaacaaacgCTCTCTCGCTCATGTATGCAGCATAAGTTCAGTGCTTGGACGGGTTAGACTAATGGAACACATTCCACGTTTCGTTTCAATCAAAAAGGAGTCAGcgtacatatataattaatgtctGTGTCATGATCATTGAGATTGTAATAGGAACGCTTATGCATTTTTGCGTGTTGGTGTAGAATGTATGTACTAGATCATTATCCTAAGTGCACTAAAAAATTGATTGTTGCATATGTATACCGTGATAGACAACGCAATAAACCTGTCTGCTGCAACTAATTCATCCAAACCTTCTCTTGCACATGTGGATTAGTTACATCACAGTTCAGATTATAAATTGCGGCATAATTAGAAATTCTCTGGTCCCGAAATATAAACATGCCCAAAATATGAACATTCTTATAAAATGGCCTAAGAATGTTCAATTAAATGCCACCTGAGTAATGTCACATTAGAATGTTACATCACTGTTTCCAAGGATGCCACATGAGTAACAAGGCATTTAGTTGATGATTAAAATAGCTTATCATGTTGGCTTTGACCCAATAGCAATATAGATTGTGCtacaaattttgtatttttgtggtCATAAATTATGAGAATCTATATAAGAGCTTCCACCGCCATCAAAGCCCTTACTATCAAaataccaaaatataaaaatattctattttttatgcaagcttttggaaaaaaaatacaaagcaaGAATAAATCGTTGCTTGATCTTTTATCTCGCACATAATGCAACACCCAATTGTCATCATACCGATCGATCTTTTATCTCGCACTATGATTCATGGATTGGGATGAACTTTGAAGTAAGCATGAAGTCTAAACATTTTTAATTATACGTAGTGTTACGTTGAAAGTTAGTCTTACGTTTAGTTTACTGTTAAACTTTTGTTAATAAAGATGGTTCAAAGTATATCTCATTCTATAAACTATCATTGTTATTTtccatttaaaaaatagattagctaccctctccatttcaaaatatagtaaATCTAAGACTAAGATGGACAAATCATAATGATATGAATCTAAACAAGCCCtatattcaaatttatattattataaCGTGTCTAGTTTtctaaattactatattttaggataggaAGAGTAGGAGGTAAGTAAATGTATTTTTTGGAGTGGGGGAAGAAATGCGTTCACACGGTAAAACTTCTTTATGCTGATGGTTAATTAAATGTTTTAGGTGTCATCTGTCTACGTCAATAAGATCTTTGATGACACACATTAGTACAGTGTGGTACAACTGTATATACATCCTTCGTCCAAAAAAGAGTATGAAAGCAATTAAACAGTCCTTGATCTGATCTCTACACCATCGACCCAAGAGAAAATTTGATTTATATACTATCATGGGAAGGGAGCTTGTACCACGAAATAGAACATTTCAAAATGTTATGCCTCCCTTTAACCTGATGCATTCATACTTGGAGAAGAAACCACGTAATCCCTTTTTGGTATCCTTTCCTCGAGACTCTTTCGTCGTATCATCggaaaaaagaagggagagatTTGCCTTGAAAAGGAATGAACAAGTCAGAGAACTCAAATGGCATACGACGACGATGTGAAGATAGTACACTAATCAAATGCGATCCAGTCCATGCTAGTACTTTATCTGTCTcctattaaatttatttttgggtCCTTacatttatttcaaaataaattcatttttactATAATTATTACATCGAAGTtggtaaaagtaaaaaaacatttgTGTTTAAAGCAGATAAAATAAGAGATAGTTATATTATT from Oryza glaberrima chromosome 3, OglaRS2, whole genome shotgun sequence carries:
- the LOC127768014 gene encoding omega-3 fatty acid desaturase, endoplasmic reticulum-like, translating into MARLVLSECCGLTPLRLRGRGAITLPAPPSLAAGPRRPVSAAAAGGAIHREWALRVSAPTRLTSVVEEDNRGEEVVEEEARGSLAAAEAAAGEVGGDGDGFDPGAPPPFGLAEIRAAIPKHCWVKDPWRSMSYVLRDVVVVLGLAAAAARVDSWLVWPLYWAAQGTMFWALFVLGHDCGHGSFSSNAKLNSVVGHILHSSILVPYHGWRISHRTHHQNHGHVEKDESWQPLSERLYNSLDYMTKKLRFTMPFPMLAFPLYLFARSPGKKGSHFNPSSDLFQPNEKKDVITSTASWLAMVGILAGLTFVMGPLKMLKLYVVPYVIFVMWLDFVTYLHHHGHEDKLPWYRGKEWSYLRGGLTTLDRDYGWINNVHHDIGTHVIHHLFPQIPHYHLVEATEAAKPVLGKYYKEPEKSAPLPFHLLGVLAKSLNSDHYVSDTGDVVYYQTDLKTSSSAQSSD